A single window of [Clostridium] hylemonae DSM 15053 DNA harbors:
- a CDS encoding cohesin domain-containing protein, with protein MKILKKISIILLSLCLCVPCFSMVAEAADGRISFTDPETAVGEMVEVKCVVKSTSGSLGNIEVKLTYDSSALRFDSGDGVTADGDGALTCTGSGGSEEATFNIKFQALKEGDTSVSVSSATIASSGGGTLTLDQGSSAVKIAEGDPSKITDGGNTSSADDIDVEVNGTAYKLSDNFAEADIPAGYTKTEIQFEGQARQMVAQEASGITLGYLLDGEGKGDFFLYNADNATFSPFEQINISDTTSIALLSEKAGGKLPKTFQEVTLTLNGKDFPAWQNTEKDGFYVVYAVNSSGDKGYYQYDDGEGTYQRYEAADTTEEKTDNSLMGKIGNFIDKHIQMMVLIVGLGALIVLILIIVLAVKLHNRNAELDDLYDEYGIDEEEEPEKNRPAVKDKSATRSGLKKKKEEDSFDDFEEDDFDEDDFEDASYDDDDFEDYEDDLIDEDDFEPYDDGALYDDSLDDDIDDLDDLLSESKTKKRGHMETDDMFKVDFIDLD; from the coding sequence ATGAAGATATTAAAGAAGATCAGCATAATTTTATTAAGTCTGTGCTTATGTGTCCCTTGCTTTTCAATGGTTGCCGAGGCGGCCGACGGGCGGATATCTTTTACGGACCCGGAGACGGCGGTCGGTGAAATGGTTGAAGTAAAGTGTGTGGTCAAGTCTACAAGCGGCAGCCTTGGTAATATAGAAGTGAAACTGACGTATGACAGTTCGGCGCTCAGATTTGACTCCGGCGACGGAGTCACGGCAGACGGCGACGGCGCTCTCACCTGTACAGGCTCCGGCGGTTCAGAGGAGGCGACTTTTAATATAAAGTTCCAGGCGCTTAAGGAAGGCGATACGAGTGTCAGTGTGTCAAGCGCAACGATAGCGTCAAGCGGAGGCGGAACGCTCACGCTGGACCAGGGAAGTTCCGCGGTCAAAATTGCAGAAGGGGACCCTTCCAAAATTACAGACGGCGGCAATACTTCCAGCGCAGATGATATTGATGTAGAAGTCAACGGAACAGCTTACAAATTATCCGATAACTTTGCGGAGGCAGACATTCCAGCAGGCTATACAAAGACGGAGATCCAGTTTGAAGGCCAGGCGCGTCAGATGGTGGCGCAGGAGGCCAGCGGCATCACGCTCGGCTACCTTCTGGACGGTGAAGGCAAAGGGGATTTCTTCCTGTACAATGCAGATAATGCGACCTTTTCTCCATTTGAACAGATAAATATTTCCGATACGACATCCATAGCGCTGCTCAGTGAGAAGGCGGGAGGAAAGCTGCCGAAGACATTCCAGGAAGTGACGCTTACGCTGAACGGTAAAGATTTTCCTGCCTGGCAGAATACGGAAAAGGACGGCTTCTATGTCGTATATGCCGTGAACAGCAGCGGCGATAAAGGATATTACCAGTATGACGACGGTGAAGGCACTTACCAGCGTTATGAGGCAGCTGATACAACAGAAGAAAAGACAGACAACTCTCTGATGGGTAAGATAGGTAACTTTATAGATAAGCACATACAGATGATGGTCCTTATCGTAGGGCTCGGCGCGCTCATCGTTCTTATCCTCATCATCGTGCTGGCAGTGAAGCTCCACAACCGCAATGCGGAGCTGGACGACCTGTATGATGAATATGGGATTGACGAGGAGGAAGAGCCGGAGAAAAACAGGCCTGCCGTTAAAGACAAGTCAGCTACAAGGTCAGGACTTAAAAAGAAGAAAGAAGAGGACTCCTTCGATGATTTTGAAGAGGATGATTTTGACGAAGACGATTTCGAGGACGCCTCTTATGACGATGATGACTTTGAAGACTATGAGGATGATCTGATCGATGAGGATGATTTTGAGCCTTATGACGACGGAGCGCTGTATGATGATTCCCTGGATGATGATATTGATGATCTGGATGACCTGCTGAGTGAATCAAAGACGAAAAAGCGCGGCCACATGGAGACCGACGATATGTTCAAGGTTGACTTTATTGACTTGGATTGA
- a CDS encoding zinc ribbon domain-containing protein: MALIKCPECGNDVSTKATECPNCGCPLNKAEFSNENKTKKKLSVKKIIIAIVALIFIFFLLIEIFLTKDYDAPLDYSNVLGTPADDLDDIVMTEDSMSILFKEDGTLLSGRESVVYNDMNGKTEYRCFDAEIKGLAPYDIYYVSWSTGSGNEEQELFDDNTRDTIIKQYDKLYGEHSDSSTQGDGRVEHKYRWKLKDKKIFEITVYSTMNYMCLTWKFE, from the coding sequence ATGGCTCTGATAAAATGTCCTGAATGTGGTAATGACGTATCAACCAAAGCAACAGAATGTCCGAATTGCGGATGCCCGCTGAATAAAGCAGAGTTTAGTAATGAAAACAAAACCAAAAAGAAACTATCAGTAAAAAAAATTATAATTGCTATTGTGGCACTGATCTTTATTTTCTTTCTACTAATAGAGATTTTTTTGACTAAAGATTATGACGCACCATTAGATTACAGTAATGTTTTAGGCACGCCCGCTGATGATTTAGATGACATTGTGATGACAGAGGACTCTATGTCCATACTTTTTAAAGAGGACGGGACTTTACTGTCAGGAAGAGAAAGTGTCGTATATAATGATATGAATGGCAAAACAGAATACAGGTGTTTTGATGCCGAGATAAAAGGATTAGCGCCATATGATATTTACTATGTGTCCTGGAGTACCGGTTCAGGTAATGAAGAACAGGAACTGTTTGATGACAATACGAGAGATACTATCATCAAACAGTATGATAAACTCTATGGAGAACATAGCGACTCTTCAACACAAGGCGACGGCCGTGTAGAACATAAATACAGATGGAAATTGAAAGACAAAAAAATATTTGAGATCACAGTGTACAGTACAATGAATTATATGTGCTTAACATGGAAATTTGAATAA
- a CDS encoding zinc ribbon domain-containing protein, which translates to MALIQCPNCGKEVSDKAEKCPNCETLLREPPKKVCKECGQELNEGVLICHKCGCPVSTETSERGSKKKGSKKLIIIAVLIIAALLIIIFGVNSYNKKVEENKKIEISENYGINIKTATTTMLKGASDAEKLGVLIHDVWSNTIFEKSDAETDMYTKTDGRFNNDFNDSLNKLFADSTYQTRLSAVKSNQTNVERIMKKLQDPPEEYQEAYNAIKDYYDAYLEIINLVINPSGNLQTFTSNFNDADSAVVKYYAAMKIYTE; encoded by the coding sequence ATGGCGTTGATCCAATGTCCAAATTGTGGAAAGGAAGTTAGTGATAAGGCTGAAAAATGCCCAAATTGTGAAACATTATTAAGAGAACCGCCAAAAAAAGTGTGCAAAGAATGTGGTCAGGAGTTAAATGAAGGAGTGCTCATATGCCACAAATGCGGTTGTCCGGTCTCAACTGAGACAAGTGAAAGGGGATCAAAGAAAAAAGGTTCCAAAAAGCTCATAATAATAGCAGTCTTAATTATAGCCGCACTTTTAATTATCATATTTGGTGTAAACAGCTATAATAAAAAAGTGGAAGAAAACAAAAAAATAGAGATATCAGAAAATTATGGAATAAACATTAAAACGGCTACCACAACTATGTTAAAAGGGGCGTCTGATGCAGAAAAACTTGGCGTATTGATCCACGATGTCTGGTCTAATACGATCTTTGAAAAAAGTGACGCTGAAACGGACATGTATACTAAGACAGATGGAAGATTCAACAATGATTTTAATGATTCATTAAATAAATTATTTGCAGATTCCACTTATCAGACCAGACTCAGCGCAGTGAAGTCAAACCAGACAAATGTGGAGCGGATAATGAAAAAGCTGCAAGATCCCCCTGAGGAATATCAAGAAGCATATAACGCAATTAAAGATTATTATGATGCATATTTAGAGATCATAAATTTAGTCATCAATCCTTCTGGAAATTTGCAGACTTTTACAAGTAATTTTAATGACGCAGATTCTGCTGTAGTGAAATATTATGCAGCCATGAAAATATATACGGAATAA
- a CDS encoding AraC family transcriptional regulator, with the protein MEKKKIQTDKEGKELRQPLDGKFPIAAEFQKLSYYAYGLCISHWHPEMELLVVTEGALEQRIGEETHMIRENEGVFINSHVMHGARMVNREDCSYRVIRFEPALLGGNAKSLIYEKYVKTLQSQKDLLYRIVRPEDIQQRRMIDLIYKITDTYVKREVCYELKVQQMMLELWELLYKRTGHVEENAIQMNRELYKIQDALAYIQMYYKNPMTLEDIAGACMLSKSSCCRLFKKVFRQSPMEYVTSYRIQQSFMLIADDRYSITEIAYESGFTNSSYFTEMFRKVIGMTPTQYKKEICGK; encoded by the coding sequence ATGGAGAAAAAGAAGATACAGACCGACAAAGAAGGAAAGGAACTCAGACAGCCTTTAGACGGCAAGTTCCCCATTGCCGCGGAATTCCAGAAGCTGTCGTACTATGCATACGGCCTGTGTATCAGCCACTGGCACCCGGAGATGGAGCTGCTCGTCGTTACGGAGGGAGCGCTGGAACAGCGGATCGGGGAGGAGACACATATGATCAGGGAGAACGAGGGAGTCTTTATAAACAGCCATGTCATGCACGGGGCGAGAATGGTGAATCGTGAAGACTGCAGTTACCGTGTGATCCGGTTTGAGCCCGCGCTGCTCGGAGGAAATGCAAAGAGCCTTATATATGAGAAATATGTGAAAACGCTGCAGTCGCAAAAGGATCTGCTCTATCGCATTGTGCGCCCGGAAGATATACAGCAGAGACGGATGATAGACCTGATATATAAGATAACAGATACATACGTCAAAAGAGAAGTCTGCTATGAACTGAAAGTCCAGCAGATGATGCTGGAGTTATGGGAACTTCTTTACAAAAGGACGGGACATGTGGAAGAAAACGCGATCCAGATGAACAGGGAGCTGTATAAAATACAGGATGCGCTTGCCTATATACAGATGTATTATAAGAACCCGATGACGCTGGAGGATATCGCAGGGGCATGCATGCTGAGCAAAAGCTCTTGCTGCAGGCTGTTCAAGAAAGTGTTCCGTCAAAGTCCCATGGAATATGTGACTTCCTACAGAATCCAGCAGAGCTTTATGCTTATCGCAGACGACCGGTATTCTATAACAGAGATCGCATACGAGTCAGGCTTTACGAACAGCAGCTATTTTACGGAAATGTTCCGGAAAGTGATTGGCATGACACCGACACAGTATAAAAAAGAAATATGCGGAAAATAG
- a CDS encoding sugar ABC transporter substrate-binding protein, whose amino-acid sequence MSKRLKSTAILLVIVSMLVCACSSGGGKADTEKTEKKTEDSGNKDKITVGATLSDFTISFQAAMYNELLDAQKEYDNIEFILQDGASDSALQVNQIETFITQGVDAILINAVSDAVEPSLKKAMEAGIPVFAVNRSITDENAYSYFIGANDTLSGEQMANCLLDMIEKDQMDSCNILYIQGVIGATYQTLRQGGFDSIMDEKGYDMGVNILERIPCKHDKETVISSIQNMLNKYPAGEIDAIVCEGPDDAVGALQAVQSAGRTELVGKIVGMDMPTEVWDAIKAGKIYGTVLQDPAEQCEVGIKTIETYFFGDKDSLKEKFIETDLPMVTSENVNDVTPSW is encoded by the coding sequence ATGTCTAAAAGATTAAAAAGTACGGCAATATTGTTGGTCATCGTATCTATGCTCGTATGTGCGTGTTCGTCCGGGGGCGGAAAAGCTGACACAGAGAAGACGGAAAAAAAGACGGAGGACAGCGGCAATAAAGACAAGATCACAGTCGGCGCAACGCTGAGTGATTTTACGATCAGCTTTCAGGCGGCCATGTACAACGAGCTTCTCGATGCGCAGAAAGAGTATGACAATATAGAGTTTATTCTCCAGGACGGCGCTTCAGATTCTGCGCTGCAGGTGAATCAGATAGAGACCTTCATCACACAGGGAGTCGACGCCATACTGATCAACGCGGTCAGCGACGCGGTGGAGCCGTCTCTGAAAAAAGCCATGGAGGCGGGGATTCCGGTATTTGCCGTAAACAGGTCGATAACAGACGAGAACGCCTACAGCTACTTCATCGGTGCGAACGACACGCTCAGCGGCGAGCAGATGGCAAACTGTCTGCTTGACATGATCGAGAAGGACCAGATGGACAGCTGCAATATCCTTTATATCCAGGGGGTTATCGGCGCCACATACCAGACGCTGCGCCAGGGCGGCTTTGACAGTATTATGGATGAAAAGGGATATGATATGGGTGTCAATATACTGGAGCGGATCCCATGTAAACACGACAAGGAGACGGTCATCAGTTCTATCCAGAACATGCTGAACAAGTACCCGGCCGGAGAGATCGACGCCATTGTATGTGAAGGGCCGGACGACGCTGTAGGAGCGCTTCAGGCCGTACAGTCTGCGGGGCGTACGGAGCTTGTGGGCAAGATTGTCGGTATGGATATGCCGACAGAAGTGTGGGATGCCATCAAGGCCGGCAAGATATACGGCACAGTGCTTCAGGATCCTGCGGAGCAGTGCGAGGTCGGTATTAAGACGATAGAGACATATTTCTTCGGAGATAAGGACTCCCTGAAGGAAAAGTTTATCGAGACAGACCTTCCTATGGTCACTTCGGAAAATGTCAATGATGTGACACCATCCTGGTAA
- a CDS encoding ABC transporter permease has protein sequence MGKEEAEKKKKFRMKREYNMLLVLVVMLVVCAFISPTFRTVQNLINLLGHNAVYGLLAVGMAFVIITGGVDLSVGSVCALSGVMSAYAFIDYGFIVGLAAGLAVGIVCGFINGILQTVIGMNHFVATLGMMTIARGAVYIITSGFNIYGIPEAYGVVGMGYLGPVPVAGIIWLACVVIAFLVLKYTRFGQYVYAIGGNMNAAWLSGINTKLVKTVVYVICGFFAGLAGVVLSCRTLLAAANAADTYELTAISACIVGGLSLDGGRGNVWGSVVGVLILGLILNIMQLTSVSSYWQDAVKGIIIIGAVAVDCMSKLKRD, from the coding sequence ATGGGTAAAGAAGAAGCAGAAAAAAAGAAAAAATTCAGGATGAAGCGGGAGTATAATATGCTGCTCGTGCTCGTAGTCATGTTGGTCGTGTGTGCGTTCATTTCTCCGACTTTCCGTACTGTCCAGAATCTGATCAACTTGTTAGGGCACAATGCAGTCTATGGTCTTCTGGCGGTGGGGATGGCATTTGTCATCATCACAGGCGGCGTGGATCTGTCGGTCGGTTCAGTCTGTGCGCTGTCCGGGGTGATGTCGGCATATGCGTTCATTGACTACGGCTTTATCGTGGGTCTGGCTGCGGGACTGGCGGTCGGCATCGTATGCGGGTTCATTAATGGCATTTTGCAGACTGTGATAGGTATGAATCACTTTGTGGCCACTCTCGGAATGATGACGATCGCGCGCGGAGCTGTCTATATCATTACGAGCGGGTTCAACATCTATGGGATACCTGAGGCGTACGGCGTCGTAGGCATGGGCTATCTGGGCCCGGTCCCTGTGGCGGGGATCATCTGGCTGGCCTGCGTTGTCATAGCGTTTCTCGTGTTGAAGTACACGAGATTCGGACAGTATGTGTACGCCATCGGCGGGAATATGAATGCGGCATGGCTGTCCGGTATTAACACAAAGCTGGTAAAGACGGTTGTGTATGTGATCTGCGGTTTTTTTGCGGGCCTCGCGGGCGTGGTCCTGTCATGCAGGACTCTGCTGGCCGCGGCAAACGCGGCAGATACATATGAGCTGACTGCTATCTCAGCCTGTATCGTCGGAGGACTGTCTCTGGACGGAGGCAGGGGAAATGTGTGGGGCTCTGTCGTAGGCGTACTCATTCTCGGACTCATTCTGAACATTATGCAGCTCACAAGTGTGTCGAGTTACTGGCAGGATGCGGTCAAGGGTATCATTATCATAGGCGCGGTAGCGGTAGACTGTATGTCCAAGCTTAAGAGAGACTGA
- a CDS encoding sugar ABC transporter ATP-binding protein → MKGNVLEMKHISKDFSGVTVLEDIDFTLRQGEVHALVGANGAGKSTLMKIINGIWARYSGEVYLNGTKVRFKNPIDAAKRGIGMIHQELDLTPNLTVAENIYLGREPKKSGTILIDKRKMAEEAQKLLDELHFDVDAGEKVVNLPTAKQQLALIARTVSMEASLIIMDEPTSSLSISEIDNLFRVIKELKSRGISIIYISHFLEEIFKIADRVTVLRNGRLVGTKYAAETQIGEVISMMVGEGHTQDKKFYREHPSDEIHLKVENMSQVQGQVHDISFVLHKGEILGVAGVLGSGRTEIGKMIFGAMKKRPGYKLELSGGTCAMKSPKEAVNRGVAFVSENRKTEGLIMKASLLSNIALVPLARQRTPWVNHRRLERTAKTMGSRMSLKYSAMSQTADSLSGGNQQKIVLSKWLATDINLLILDQPTRGIDVGAKNEIYALADELARKGTSIIYISDELEELYNLCDRILVIKKGGIVADMENYDRQVTKAELFEKMITDKEGETVDLL, encoded by the coding sequence ATGAAGGGAAATGTTTTGGAGATGAAACATATATCAAAGGACTTCAGCGGAGTCACCGTGCTTGAAGATATAGACTTTACACTGAGGCAGGGAGAAGTCCACGCGCTTGTAGGAGCCAACGGGGCCGGAAAGTCGACGCTGATGAAGATCATAAACGGCATCTGGGCGCGGTATTCAGGGGAAGTGTATCTGAACGGCACAAAGGTCAGATTTAAGAACCCGATCGACGCCGCGAAACGGGGGATTGGCATGATCCACCAGGAGCTTGACCTGACGCCGAACCTGACCGTTGCGGAAAACATATATCTCGGAAGAGAACCGAAAAAGAGCGGTACGATACTGATAGATAAAAGGAAAATGGCTGAGGAGGCGCAGAAGCTGCTTGATGAGCTGCATTTTGACGTGGATGCGGGGGAGAAGGTCGTCAACCTGCCCACGGCAAAGCAGCAGCTTGCCCTCATTGCCAGAACCGTATCCATGGAGGCGAGCCTCATCATTATGGATGAGCCCACGTCTTCCCTGTCCATATCTGAGATAGATAATTTGTTCCGGGTGATCAAGGAGCTGAAAAGCCGCGGGATCAGCATTATCTACATCTCTCATTTTCTGGAGGAGATATTCAAAATTGCGGACAGGGTGACCGTGCTCAGAAACGGCAGACTCGTCGGCACAAAGTACGCGGCGGAGACTCAAATAGGAGAAGTTATCTCCATGATGGTCGGTGAAGGCCACACACAGGATAAGAAATTCTACAGAGAACATCCATCGGACGAGATCCATCTGAAAGTAGAAAATATGAGCCAGGTACAAGGCCAGGTACACGATATCAGTTTTGTGCTGCATAAAGGAGAGATACTCGGTGTAGCCGGCGTCCTCGGCTCAGGGAGAACGGAGATCGGGAAGATGATCTTCGGGGCCATGAAAAAAAGACCCGGGTATAAGCTGGAGCTCAGCGGCGGGACCTGCGCTATGAAGAGCCCAAAAGAGGCGGTGAACCGGGGAGTTGCGTTTGTCTCTGAAAACCGTAAAACGGAGGGACTGATCATGAAAGCCTCTCTTCTTAGTAATATCGCGCTCGTACCGCTGGCAAGGCAGAGGACTCCGTGGGTGAACCACCGGCGTCTGGAGCGGACGGCAAAGACGATGGGAAGCAGAATGAGCCTCAAATATTCTGCCATGAGCCAGACAGCGGATTCACTGTCGGGCGGAAACCAGCAGAAGATCGTCCTGAGCAAGTGGCTGGCCACAGACATCAACCTGCTCATTCTCGACCAGCCGACACGGGGAATTGACGTAGGGGCCAAGAATGAGATCTATGCGCTGGCAGATGAACTGGCCAGAAAGGGAACGTCCATCATCTATATATCAGACGAACTGGAGGAACTGTATAACCTGTGCGACCGGATACTCGTGATCAAGAAGGGCGGCATCGTGGCAGACATGGAGAACTATGACAGACAGGTGACAAAGGCAGAATTATTTGAAAAGATGATCACGGACAAAGAAGGAGAGACGGTTGATCTGCTTTGA
- the iolM gene encoding scyllo-inosose 3-dehydrogenase, with the protein MRGLQLCGTWKPRRGYTPTQREIEDKRALCGKNIWYAPKIEVTELPTPEPADDEVLMEVGACGICGSDTCFLDTDEEGYLDYVGHTRLPVIFGHEFSGRVVAAGKRVTRFKEGDLVTAETMNWCGKCMPCRKGMFNQCENLEEIGFSLNGGFGQYLTAKEKYCLDINQFKEVYGSEAKALEAGALIEPTAVAYNGMFIRSGGFLPGSYVAVFGAGPIGLSAVQLAKAAGAAKVIVFEYSAPRLELAAKVGATDLCSLAHIASQGGTPADTMRELTDGKGVYMAVECTAFCNKNIPYIQQALAVGGKVVQIGHHAGRTEMFGQYFQKSGAALYGSNGSSGHGIWENVIRLIASGRIDPGKLVEKCFTLDEAAEGLREAKNGTGGKYLITPNR; encoded by the coding sequence ATGAGAGGATTGCAGCTTTGCGGAACGTGGAAACCGAGGCGCGGATATACGCCCACGCAGAGGGAAATAGAAGACAAAAGGGCGCTTTGCGGAAAGAATATATGGTATGCGCCGAAAATCGAAGTGACAGAGCTTCCGACGCCTGAGCCTGCGGACGATGAAGTGCTGATGGAAGTCGGCGCCTGTGGTATCTGCGGTTCCGATACGTGTTTTCTTGACACAGACGAGGAGGGGTATCTGGACTACGTAGGCCATACGAGACTGCCGGTAATATTCGGACATGAATTTTCCGGCAGGGTAGTGGCGGCCGGAAAGCGTGTGACGAGGTTTAAGGAAGGGGATCTGGTCACCGCGGAGACGATGAACTGGTGCGGAAAATGTATGCCCTGCAGGAAAGGGATGTTCAACCAGTGCGAAAACCTGGAAGAAATAGGCTTTTCATTAAATGGCGGTTTTGGGCAGTATCTGACGGCTAAGGAAAAATACTGTCTTGATATCAATCAATTTAAGGAAGTATACGGCAGCGAGGCGAAAGCGCTGGAAGCCGGCGCGCTGATCGAACCGACGGCAGTGGCCTATAACGGGATGTTCATCCGGTCAGGCGGTTTTCTTCCGGGCAGCTATGTGGCCGTATTTGGCGCCGGTCCGATCGGACTGAGCGCGGTACAGCTGGCCAAAGCCGCCGGAGCGGCCAAAGTGATCGTGTTTGAATACTCGGCGCCGCGTCTTGAGCTGGCGGCCAAAGTTGGGGCTACAGATCTATGCAGTCTGGCACATATCGCTTCACAGGGCGGTACGCCGGCGGACACAATGAGAGAACTGACAGATGGAAAGGGAGTGTATATGGCCGTGGAATGTACGGCATTCTGCAATAAAAATATTCCCTATATCCAGCAGGCGCTTGCCGTAGGCGGAAAAGTGGTCCAGATCGGGCATCACGCGGGGCGGACCGAAATGTTCGGGCAGTATTTTCAGAAGAGCGGCGCCGCGCTGTACGGAAGCAACGGCAGTTCCGGGCACGGAATATGGGAGAACGTAATACGCCTCATAGCTTCCGGCCGGATAGACCCGGGTAAGCTCGTGGAAAAATGCTTTACGCTGGATGAAGCGGCAGAGGGGCTTAGGGAGGCCAAAAACGGAACAGGCGGAAAGTATCTCATAACGCCGAACCGATAA
- the iolM gene encoding scyllo-inosose 3-dehydrogenase — MKALQATGTWIPKPGYEPTEREKRDRRAVSGDRIYSRPVIGFVEIPVPEPKDDEVLMRIGGVGVCGSDTTFLGADEQGYSRYAGHCRFPCVIGHEFAGEVVKVGKAVTMFKPGDLVTAETMNWCGECEACRMGMYNQCENLEEIGFTLDGAYAEYLVAKEKFCFDISALEHIYGSKSKALHIGALIEPLAVAYNGIFERGGGFRPGSDIVIFGAGPIGLSALSLAVAAGAGRVIVFEKSAARMKLAEKIGATYVCDIDGLLAEGLSPGQKVLELTGKKGAEVFIEATEFQRDNIPEIEQALAVGAKVIQIGISSKTMEMDVERLQVAGASYHGTIGSAGHGIWQNVIALIAQGRVDPQIYMNPRIYTLEESLEAIEDAAKCGAGKNVVDPGLRA; from the coding sequence ATGAAAGCTTTACAGGCAACTGGCACGTGGATCCCCAAACCGGGTTATGAACCGACAGAGAGAGAAAAAAGAGACCGGCGCGCTGTCAGCGGAGACCGTATATACAGCCGGCCGGTCATTGGATTTGTGGAAATACCGGTTCCGGAACCAAAGGACGATGAAGTGCTTATGAGGATCGGCGGGGTGGGCGTGTGCGGTTCGGACACCACATTCCTCGGAGCAGATGAACAGGGATATTCGCGTTATGCGGGCCACTGCAGGTTTCCGTGCGTTATCGGCCATGAGTTTGCCGGGGAGGTCGTAAAAGTGGGAAAGGCGGTCACGATGTTTAAGCCCGGAGATCTTGTGACGGCGGAGACGATGAACTGGTGCGGGGAATGTGAAGCGTGCCGTATGGGAATGTATAACCAGTGCGAGAATCTGGAGGAGATCGGATTTACACTGGACGGCGCATATGCGGAGTATCTCGTGGCGAAAGAGAAGTTCTGTTTTGATATATCGGCGCTGGAACATATTTACGGTTCCAAGAGCAAAGCGCTTCATATCGGCGCGCTCATAGAACCGCTGGCGGTGGCTTATAACGGAATCTTTGAAAGAGGCGGCGGCTTCAGACCGGGAAGTGACATAGTCATCTTCGGCGCAGGGCCGATCGGGCTGTCCGCCCTGTCGCTGGCTGTCGCCGCCGGGGCAGGCAGGGTCATCGTGTTTGAAAAGTCAGCCGCGAGAATGAAACTGGCAGAAAAGATCGGGGCCACGTACGTATGTGATATTGACGGACTGCTGGCGGAGGGCTTAAGCCCCGGACAGAAGGTGCTTGAACTGACCGGCAAAAAAGGAGCGGAAGTCTTTATTGAGGCGACGGAATTCCAGAGGGACAATATCCCGGAGATAGAACAAGCGCTGGCCGTCGGCGCAAAGGTCATACAAATAGGGATCTCATCTAAAACGATGGAGATGGACGTAGAAAGACTTCAGGTCGCCGGAGCCAGCTATCACGGCACGATCGGCAGCGCCGGCCACGGTATATGGCAGAACGTCATCGCGCTCATTGCACAGGGCAGAGTAGATCCGCAGATCTATATGAATCCGCGCATCTACACATTGGAGGAATCACTTGAGGCGATAGAAGACGCGGCAAAGTGCGGGGCAGGGAAAAATGTGGTAGACCCGGGCCTCAGGGCATAG